In the genome of Paenibacillus sp. FSL R5-0766, one region contains:
- a CDS encoding cysteine protease StiP family protein — protein MNLTTLELIRQREIPSPEPMGSYDASDVIFLLKDISHVDLEKGTGEREQAIQSGVHYSEMLPVEYQPTAEYIELFHQTLEQSAARIARHTAIVAEKIVERRGLNLVLVSLARAGTPVGILIKRYIELKYKVTIPHYSISIIRGKGMDENAILYILQQHGLETAIQFVDGWTGKGAIRKVLKESCDQMERTYGVSLDDDLAVLADPGQCSGTFGTREDYLIPSACLNSTVSGMVSRTVLRDDLIGPADFHGAKWYREWSSADVSTEYVDTIAQHFPQMMEQVEIRSDDNATSTSEITWKGWQDIESIQQSFGIANINLIKPGIGETTRVLLRRVPWKILVDRLDNPDLQHIMMLARDRNVPVEVYPGLTYSCCGIIQSLGGGGE, from the coding sequence ATGAACTTAACTACACTGGAGCTAATCAGACAACGTGAGATTCCGTCTCCCGAACCGATGGGCAGTTATGATGCATCCGACGTTATTTTCCTACTGAAGGATATCAGCCATGTGGATCTGGAAAAGGGAACGGGTGAACGGGAGCAGGCGATCCAATCCGGGGTTCATTATTCGGAGATGCTGCCTGTGGAATATCAGCCCACAGCAGAATACATTGAGCTGTTCCATCAGACGCTGGAACAATCCGCTGCAAGAATCGCGCGTCATACCGCCATTGTGGCTGAGAAGATTGTAGAGCGCAGGGGACTGAATCTTGTTCTGGTATCTTTGGCTCGAGCCGGAACGCCTGTGGGCATCCTGATCAAGCGTTATATTGAATTGAAATACAAGGTGACGATTCCGCATTATAGCATTTCGATTATTCGTGGCAAGGGTATGGACGAGAACGCAATTTTATATATCTTACAGCAGCATGGTCTGGAAACAGCCATTCAATTTGTAGATGGTTGGACAGGCAAAGGGGCTATTCGCAAAGTGCTGAAAGAATCCTGTGACCAAATGGAACGGACTTATGGTGTAAGCCTCGATGATGATCTTGCCGTGTTGGCCGATCCGGGGCAATGTTCAGGCACCTTTGGGACGAGGGAAGATTATCTCATTCCTAGCGCTTGTCTGAATTCCACAGTCTCTGGAATGGTGAGCCGTACAGTACTTCGCGATGATCTGATTGGACCGGCAGATTTTCACGGGGCCAAATGGTATCGTGAATGGTCCTCTGCGGATGTGTCGACCGAATACGTGGATACTATTGCTCAGCATTTTCCGCAGATGATGGAACAAGTGGAGATTCGCTCGGACGACAATGCTACCAGTACTTCGGAAATTACCTGGAAAGGCTGGCAGGATATCGAGTCCATCCAGCAATCCTTTGGTATTGCGAACATTAATCTGATCAAACCTGGAATAGGAGAAACAACCCGAGTGTTATTGCGACGGGTCCCCTGGAAGATTCTTGTGGACCGTCTGGATAATCCGGATTTGCAACATATCATGATGCTCGCCAGAGACAGAAATGTGCCGGTTGAGGTATATCCGGGATTAACCTATTCCTGTTGCGGCATTATTCAATCCCTGGGAGGTGGCGGAGAATGA
- a CDS encoding hydrolase, whose product MIYASDLDQTLVYSRRALRIPEDTPGLVPAEWINGKLSAFMSAYALERLQSLPQDIVFMPVTTRTVEQYRRIHIFQSQCIPKYAVTSNGGNIIVDGQVDDEWNLHIRSLLRQQAATPEEILNLFDDVLSPEWVINQRLCDELFFALLIERDKLPMEHIADKIRVLETLGWESSIQGRKLYLVPSAVNKRAAVEHIRQRIGDVPVIASGDSLLDRCLLDFAQHAIAPSHGELHVERQRAPELVPYQFTEQFGAFAADEILDYVHRIHNDQQTQLDHAEIRETV is encoded by the coding sequence ATGATCTACGCAAGTGATCTGGACCAGACGCTGGTGTACTCCCGTCGTGCGCTCCGTATTCCCGAAGATACACCGGGACTTGTTCCCGCAGAGTGGATTAACGGCAAGTTGTCCGCTTTTATGTCAGCATATGCACTGGAGCGGTTGCAGTCTTTGCCACAAGACATTGTATTTATGCCGGTGACGACACGTACCGTGGAGCAGTACCGGCGCATTCATATTTTTCAGAGCCAATGTATCCCGAAATATGCAGTGACGAGTAATGGTGGCAACATCATTGTTGACGGTCAGGTAGACGATGAATGGAATCTGCATATTCGTTCTTTGCTTCGTCAGCAGGCAGCTACTCCCGAAGAGATCCTGAATTTATTTGACGATGTGCTGAGCCCGGAGTGGGTAATTAATCAGCGATTGTGTGATGAGCTGTTCTTTGCATTGCTAATCGAACGTGACAAGCTTCCAATGGAGCATATTGCGGACAAGATTCGGGTGTTAGAGACGCTGGGATGGGAGAGTTCGATTCAGGGTCGGAAGCTCTATCTGGTGCCTTCGGCCGTGAACAAACGAGCTGCAGTGGAGCACATTAGGCAACGCATTGGCGATGTACCTGTGATTGCTTCGGGTGATTCCTTGCTGGATCGCTGTTTGCTGGACTTTGCGCAGCATGCCATTGCTCCGTCCCACGGAGAATTACATGTGGAGAGACAGCGTGCACCTGAGTTGGTGCCGTATCAATTTACGGAACAATTCGGTGCTTTTGCAGCAGATGAGATTCTCGATTACGTTCACCGTATTCATAACGATCAACAGACTCAGCTAGACCATGCCGAGATAAGGGAGACCGTATAA
- a CDS encoding ATP-grasp domain-containing protein, with amino-acid sequence MKKMKIYFNRWFSVTYHYMNAIRDNEDGMEFEIYGTHPDPGHMALQGCDVAEVEPRLTGREYVDFCLDFCRRHQIDVFIPRWNMLDISRHISLFEEIGTRVIVCSDTELLEQLMEKDRFYESVREKGIMEIPDYFTVNNAAQFQQAYEALRARGHDVCFKPCNGEGGMGFRVINNERDPLQELFGYTLNSISYEDALRAFSSAPSFQNVMVMEVLEGYEYSIDCLSDRNGKLITAIPRRKERGRLRLLEENEELLAIARNVAEVYRIPYNFNIQMKYRKDTPKLLEINPRMSGGLHMSCLSGVNFPYLAVKSALGHDIGPLHPKFGILGSHIEQPFIIDVQKVSGVHHV; translated from the coding sequence ATGAAAAAAATGAAGATTTACTTCAACCGTTGGTTCTCTGTAACGTACCATTATATGAATGCAATTAGGGACAATGAGGACGGCATGGAATTTGAGATCTACGGTACTCATCCTGATCCGGGACACATGGCATTACAGGGCTGTGATGTTGCAGAAGTTGAACCGCGTCTAACGGGCCGGGAATATGTTGATTTTTGCCTCGACTTTTGCCGTCGTCATCAGATTGATGTGTTTATTCCGCGCTGGAACATGCTGGACATCAGCAGACATATCTCCCTGTTCGAAGAGATCGGTACACGGGTTATCGTATGCTCGGACACGGAATTGCTGGAACAATTGATGGAGAAAGACCGGTTCTATGAATCGGTGCGTGAGAAGGGCATTATGGAGATTCCGGATTATTTCACGGTTAATAATGCTGCACAATTCCAGCAAGCCTATGAGGCGCTACGTGCACGTGGACACGATGTATGCTTCAAACCATGTAATGGTGAGGGTGGTATGGGATTCCGAGTGATTAATAATGAACGTGATCCGTTGCAGGAGTTGTTCGGATACACGCTTAACTCCATTTCGTATGAAGATGCTCTGCGTGCGTTCTCTTCTGCTCCGTCCTTTCAAAATGTCATGGTGATGGAGGTACTGGAAGGATATGAATACAGCATTGATTGTCTTTCGGATCGCAATGGGAAACTTATAACGGCCATCCCGCGTAGAAAAGAAAGAGGACGTTTGCGTTTGCTTGAAGAAAACGAGGAATTGCTCGCGATTGCCCGCAATGTGGCAGAAGTATATCGGATTCCTTATAATTTTAATATACAGATGAAATATCGCAAGGATACACCGAAGCTGCTGGAGATCAATCCGCGTATGTCGGGTGGGTTGCACATGTCTTGTCTGTCGGGCGTGAACTTCCCGTATCTAGCGGTCAAGTCTGCACTTGGCCATGATATTGGACCACTTCATCCGAAGTTTGGCATACTGGGAAGTCATATTGAACAGCCATT